A single genomic interval of Lysobacter avium harbors:
- a CDS encoding ECF-type sigma factor, producing the protein MADSGDITQLLQEARGGGRGALDEVLSALYHELHGMARRQLAEQRGQTLDATALVHEAYLKLWGKREAQFDDRAHFFAYAATAMRSVVVDYARQRLAQKRGGDLHRVTDLPEDLEGGIRLDDEMLALDIALTRLTQVDPKLAQLVELRYFGGLSEPEISAVMDRSERSIRRDWQKARVFLLASLRDAPQD; encoded by the coding sequence ATGGCCGACAGCGGCGATATTACCCAGCTCCTGCAGGAAGCCCGTGGCGGGGGCCGCGGCGCACTCGATGAAGTGCTCTCGGCCCTTTATCACGAGCTGCACGGCATGGCCCGGCGCCAGTTGGCCGAGCAGCGCGGCCAGACCCTCGACGCGACCGCGCTCGTGCACGAGGCCTATCTGAAGCTGTGGGGCAAGCGCGAAGCGCAGTTCGACGACCGCGCACACTTCTTCGCGTATGCCGCCACCGCGATGCGCTCGGTGGTGGTGGACTACGCGCGTCAGCGCCTGGCGCAGAAGCGCGGCGGCGATCTTCACCGCGTCACCGACCTGCCTGAGGATCTGGAAGGCGGCATCCGGCTGGACGACGAGATGCTGGCGTTGGACATCGCCCTGACCCGCCTCACCCAGGTCGATCCCAAGCTCGCGCAGCTGGTGGAACTGCGTTACTTCGGCGGGCTCTCGGAACCGGAAATCTCCGCGGTGATGGACCGCTCCGAGCGCAGCATCCGGCGCGACTGGCAGAAGGCACGCGTGTTCCTGCTGGCTTCGCTGCGCGACGCACCACAAGACTGA
- a CDS encoding universal stress protein encodes MYKHIVIATDGSELAGKGLEQGLELAAAVGAQVTIVTASERWTPADAGVVWGGSASMLEEYRTHVTDQANEVLAAAGARADQLGVRHESVYVAERYPADAILETAAGRGADLIVMASHGRRGLNRLLIGSQTNAVIAHSTIPVLVVR; translated from the coding sequence ATGTACAAGCACATAGTGATTGCGACCGACGGCTCGGAGCTGGCGGGCAAGGGACTGGAGCAGGGACTGGAGCTGGCGGCAGCGGTGGGCGCGCAGGTGACCATCGTCACGGCGTCCGAGCGCTGGACACCGGCGGACGCGGGGGTGGTGTGGGGCGGCTCGGCGAGCATGCTGGAGGAATACCGGACCCACGTCACCGACCAGGCCAACGAGGTGCTGGCCGCCGCGGGCGCGCGAGCCGATCAGCTCGGCGTACGCCACGAGTCGGTCTACGTCGCCGAGCGCTACCCGGCCGACGCGATCCTGGAAACCGCCGCGGGGCGCGGGGCGGACCTGATCGTCATGGCGAGCCACGGCCGCCGCGGCCTGAACCGGCTGCTGATCGGCAGCCAGACCAACGCAGTGATCGCGCACAGCACCATTCCGGTGTTGGTGGTGCGCTGA
- a CDS encoding cation acetate symporter, whose amino-acid sequence MAVLAAALAALLPLPAFAATKGQANTSAIVMFLVFIVGTMFITWWAAKRTKTTSDFYTAGGGITGFQNGLAIAGDYLSAASFLGIAGMVYVSGFDGMIYAIGFLFGWPVVMFLIAERLRNLGRYNFADVTSYRLSETPLRVLAASASLLVIALYLIAQMVGAGKLIVLLFGIRYELAVSIVGVLMIMYVAFGGMTATTWVQIIKAVLMLIGATLMAFLVLKAFSFNPDAMLAEAVRIHPNGLAIMAPGSQVSANPLNALSLGLALAFGTAGLPHILMRFFTVPNAKEARRSVIYASSFIGYFYLLTFIIGFGGIALLYQHPEYFTANPDGSIDIINGLVGGTNMVAVHLANAVGGSLLLGFLAAVTFATIVAVVAGLTLAGAAAISHDLYANVFARGRATEKQQMKISRISTVTLGVIAILLGIVFENQNVAFMVGLAFAIAASANFPVLVLSIAWRGCTTMGATIGGFIGLVVATAWVTLSKTVWVDVFHFAEPIVPFPNPGILSIPLAFIAIWLFSVLDRSPRADRERAAFDALRVRSETGIGASSASDH is encoded by the coding sequence ATGGCAGTCCTCGCGGCGGCCCTCGCTGCCCTGCTTCCCCTGCCGGCTTTCGCTGCCACCAAGGGGCAGGCCAACACCTCGGCGATCGTCATGTTCCTGGTGTTCATCGTCGGCACGATGTTCATTACCTGGTGGGCGGCCAAGCGCACCAAGACCACGTCGGATTTCTATACCGCCGGCGGCGGCATCACCGGCTTCCAGAACGGCCTGGCGATCGCCGGCGATTACCTGTCGGCGGCGTCGTTCCTGGGCATCGCCGGCATGGTCTACGTCAGCGGCTTTGACGGCATGATCTACGCGATCGGCTTCCTGTTCGGCTGGCCGGTGGTGATGTTCCTGATCGCCGAGCGGCTGCGCAACCTGGGTCGCTACAACTTCGCCGACGTGACCTCCTACCGGCTGTCGGAAACGCCGCTGCGCGTGCTGGCGGCGAGCGCCTCCTTGCTGGTGATCGCGCTGTACCTGATCGCGCAGATGGTCGGCGCCGGCAAACTCATCGTGCTGCTGTTCGGCATCCGCTACGAGCTGGCGGTGTCCATCGTCGGCGTGCTGATGATCATGTACGTGGCGTTCGGCGGCATGACCGCGACCACCTGGGTGCAGATCATCAAGGCGGTGCTGATGCTGATCGGCGCGACGCTGATGGCGTTCCTGGTGCTGAAGGCCTTCAGCTTCAATCCCGACGCGATGCTGGCCGAGGCGGTGCGCATCCACCCCAACGGGCTCGCGATCATGGCCCCGGGCTCACAGGTCAGTGCCAACCCGCTCAACGCGCTCTCGCTCGGACTCGCGCTGGCCTTCGGCACCGCGGGGCTGCCGCACATCCTGATGCGCTTCTTCACCGTGCCCAACGCCAAGGAAGCGCGCCGCTCGGTGATCTACGCGAGCTCGTTCATCGGCTACTTTTACCTGCTGACCTTCATCATCGGTTTCGGCGGCATCGCCCTGCTGTACCAGCACCCGGAGTACTTCACCGCCAATCCCGACGGCAGCATCGACATCATCAACGGGCTGGTCGGCGGGACCAACATGGTGGCGGTGCACCTGGCCAACGCGGTCGGAGGCAGCCTGTTGCTGGGCTTCCTGGCGGCGGTAACCTTCGCCACCATCGTGGCGGTGGTGGCCGGGCTGACCCTGGCCGGTGCGGCGGCGATCTCGCATGACCTGTACGCCAACGTGTTTGCCCGCGGCCGGGCGACGGAGAAGCAGCAGATGAAGATCTCGCGCATCTCCACGGTGACCCTGGGCGTGATCGCGATCCTGCTGGGCATCGTGTTCGAGAACCAGAACGTCGCCTTCATGGTCGGCCTGGCCTTCGCGATCGCCGCCAGTGCCAACTTCCCGGTGCTGGTGCTGTCGATCGCCTGGCGCGGCTGCACAACGATGGGCGCGACGATCGGTGGATTCATCGGCCTGGTGGTGGCGACGGCGTGGGTGACCCTGAGCAAGACCGTGTGGGTGGACGTGTTCCACTTCGCCGAGCCGATCGTGCCGTTTCCGAATCCGGGCATCCTGTCGATCCCGCTGGCGTTCATCGCGATCTGGCTGTTCTCGGTGCTGGACCGCAGCCCGCGGGCGGATCGCGAACGCGCCGCCTTCGATGCGCTGCGCGTGCGCAGCGAGACCGGTATCGGTGCCTCGTCGGCAAGCGACCATTGA
- a CDS encoding DcaP family trimeric outer membrane transporter, translating into MPRSNRAGTTGASTQWGRRPLAAAMLLALLAPGVALAQTDREQALEARVAELERLVEQMLAQQPLADTGATGLRTTPVPATQPVATAPPARPAQTAAIQTTTITPQANPGTRFTVGGMIRVDAMSTSTSDGEIAKSTAGRDFYVPGAIPVGGDGGDAYLDSHVKFSRLWFDASTELDSGDTLGARFELDFFGGSLGNTAATNTYGATIRHAYLTWNRLLVGQTWSNFMDTAALLDSVDFVGPTDAVVFVRQPQIRYTSGPFSVSLENPETTVQPFGGGPRVISGDNSVPDLIARYTGKGDWGHFSVAGMARQLKHEPVAGSAESTTGFAASVSGLVKLGDSTDLRYQATGGEGFGRYIGLATVQQDAMVDASGNLDALGGWAAYAGLRHAFSPQLRGNLYYARSQWDNRTDLTGLGVTRRVHSAHANLIWSPVPKLDLGIEAIWGERTLESGTDGELVRLHTLARYTF; encoded by the coding sequence ATGCCCCGATCCAACCGCGCCGGCACCACCGGCGCATCGACGCAATGGGGTCGCCGGCCGCTGGCCGCCGCGATGCTGCTTGCTCTGCTTGCTCCCGGCGTGGCGCTGGCGCAGACCGACCGCGAGCAGGCACTGGAGGCCCGCGTGGCCGAGCTGGAGCGGCTGGTCGAGCAGATGCTGGCGCAGCAGCCACTCGCCGATACCGGCGCCACCGGGCTCCGAACGACGCCGGTACCGGCAACCCAACCGGTCGCCACCGCGCCGCCGGCCAGACCCGCCCAGACCGCCGCTATCCAGACCACCACGATCACCCCGCAGGCCAACCCCGGCACCCGCTTCACCGTCGGCGGCATGATCCGCGTCGACGCGATGTCGACCAGCACCAGCGACGGCGAGATCGCCAAGAGCACCGCCGGACGCGATTTCTACGTGCCTGGCGCGATCCCGGTCGGCGGCGATGGCGGCGACGCCTACCTCGACAGCCACGTCAAATTCTCGCGCCTGTGGTTCGACGCCAGCACCGAGCTGGATTCGGGCGACACGTTGGGCGCGCGTTTCGAGCTGGACTTCTTCGGCGGCTCGCTGGGCAACACGGCGGCGACCAACACCTATGGCGCGACCATCCGCCATGCCTACCTGACCTGGAACCGGCTGCTGGTCGGCCAGACCTGGTCCAACTTCATGGACACCGCGGCCCTGCTCGACTCGGTCGACTTCGTCGGCCCCACCGATGCGGTGGTGTTCGTGCGCCAGCCGCAGATCCGCTACACCAGCGGTCCCTTCAGCGTGTCGCTGGAAAACCCGGAAACCACGGTGCAGCCCTTTGGCGGCGGTCCGCGCGTGATCAGCGGCGACAACAGCGTGCCCGACCTGATCGCCCGCTACACCGGCAAGGGCGACTGGGGCCACTTCAGCGTGGCCGGCATGGCGCGGCAGCTCAAGCACGAGCCCGTCGCCGGCAGCGCCGAGAGCACCACCGGCTTCGCCGCCTCCGTCAGCGGGCTGGTCAAGCTCGGCGACAGCACCGACTTGCGTTACCAGGCGACCGGCGGCGAAGGTTTCGGGCGTTACATCGGCCTGGCCACCGTGCAGCAGGATGCGATGGTCGACGCCAGCGGCAACCTCGACGCGCTCGGCGGCTGGGCCGCGTACGCCGGTCTGCGCCATGCGTTCAGCCCGCAGCTTCGCGGCAACCTCTACTACGCGCGCTCGCAGTGGGACAACCGGACCGACCTGACCGGCCTGGGGGTCACCCGGCGGGTGCATTCGGCGCACGCCAACCTGATCTGGTCGCCGGTGCCCAAGCTCGATCTGGGCATCGAGGCGATCTGGGGGGAGCGCACGCTGGAATCCGGTACGGACGGCGAGCTGGTGCGCCTGCACACTCTGGCCCGCTACACCTTCTGA
- the mutM gene encoding bifunctional DNA-formamidopyrimidine glycosylase/DNA-(apurinic or apyrimidinic site) lyase, with product MPELPEVETTRAALAPHLTGRTVTAATLRRTDLRWPIAPEITSLLPGRRILEVRRRAKYLLLDTSVGSALLHLGMSGSLRVIPAHVPARPHDHVDLLLDNERVLRMHDPRRFGSVLWQAPGSVHPLLAALGPEPLSDAFTGDYLYALSRGRRAPVKAFLMDQSVVVGVGNIYAAEALFAAGISPLRSAERISRERYRLLVTEIRRVLESAITQGGTTLRDYVSPDGNSGYFVQQLAVYGRGGKPCRNCGRPLRQAAIGQRTSVWCSHCQR from the coding sequence ATGCCAGAGCTACCCGAAGTCGAGACCACCCGCGCTGCCCTCGCGCCGCACCTGACCGGACGGACGGTCACTGCCGCAACCCTGCGCCGAACCGACCTGCGTTGGCCGATCGCACCGGAGATCACCAGCCTGCTGCCGGGCCGGCGCATCCTGGAGGTGCGCCGGCGTGCCAAATACCTGTTGCTGGACACGAGCGTGGGCAGCGCGCTGCTGCATCTGGGGATGTCGGGCAGTCTGCGGGTCATCCCGGCGCACGTACCGGCACGCCCGCACGACCACGTCGACCTGCTCCTGGACAACGAACGCGTGCTGCGGATGCACGATCCGCGTCGTTTTGGCAGCGTGCTCTGGCAGGCGCCCGGCAGCGTCCATCCCTTGTTGGCGGCGCTCGGCCCGGAGCCGCTGTCGGATGCGTTCACCGGGGACTACCTGTATGCGCTGAGCCGCGGACGCCGCGCACCCGTGAAAGCTTTCCTGATGGACCAGTCCGTGGTGGTCGGAGTCGGCAACATCTACGCCGCCGAGGCCCTGTTCGCGGCCGGGATATCGCCGCTGCGGTCCGCCGAGCGGATTTCCAGGGAGCGCTACCGCCTGCTGGTGACGGAAATCCGCCGGGTACTGGAATCGGCGATCACGCAGGGCGGAACGACGCTGCGCGACTATGTCAGCCCGGACGGAAACAGCGGGTATTTCGTGCAACAACTGGCCGTCTACGGCCGCGGTGGCAAGCCCTGCCGAAACTGCGGCAGGCCACTCAGGCAGGCGGCGATCGGACAAAGAACCAGTGTCTGGTGCAGCCACTGCCAGCGCTGA
- a CDS encoding DUF485 domain-containing protein: MQANNVVERVLAHPKFQELTRRRGRTSLWFFLLMLVVYAGFILTLAYWPEVFARPIGPGYTMSVGVLTAIIVAVSAVVMISAFVHLSNKYYDPLIDAIVRDVK; this comes from the coding sequence ATGCAGGCGAACAACGTGGTCGAACGGGTGCTCGCTCACCCCAAGTTCCAGGAACTGACGCGCAGGCGCGGCCGCACCAGCCTCTGGTTTTTCCTGCTCATGCTGGTGGTGTATGCCGGCTTCATCCTGACCCTGGCCTATTGGCCGGAAGTGTTCGCCCGGCCCATCGGACCGGGCTACACCATGAGCGTGGGGGTGTTGACGGCGATCATTGTTGCGGTCAGCGCGGTGGTGATGATTTCCGCTTTCGTGCACCTGTCCAACAAGTACTACGACCCGTTGATCGACGCCATCGTGAGGGACGTGAAATGA
- a CDS encoding DesA family fatty acid desaturase: MPASLLDFFAGGLLQPSWGALAVYLLVATQLTIFAVTLYLHRSMTHRGVEFHPAINHFFRFWTWLTTSMITREWVAIHRKHHATCETEEDPHSPLTKGIGNVFWRGVELYREARSDRASIEKYGKGCPDDWIERHLYTPHATLGPTLLLFINFGLFGFAGVAVWAIQMLWIPFWAAGVVNGIGHWWGYRNFETTDKATNITPWAFWIGGEELHNNHHAFPSSAKFALRKFEFDIGWTVIRALQSVGLAKVLRVAPTLDVRPNISMPDRETLKALLAIRFQAMTDYYRKVTLPTLRANDEKLPRKLRKGLADGGRWLDDEKRARLQAWLADRPHMATLAEYRQRLQQVLDERSHDAQVTLQKLHDWCVEAEATGNQALQQFSARLKGYTLVPAQA; encoded by the coding sequence ATGCCCGCTTCCCTGCTCGACTTTTTCGCCGGTGGCCTGCTGCAGCCCAGTTGGGGCGCGCTCGCCGTCTACCTGTTGGTCGCCACCCAGCTGACCATCTTTGCCGTCACCCTCTACCTGCACCGCTCGATGACCCATCGCGGTGTCGAATTCCACCCGGCGATCAACCACTTCTTCCGTTTCTGGACCTGGTTGACCACGTCGATGATCACCCGCGAGTGGGTGGCGATCCATCGCAAGCACCACGCCACCTGCGAGACCGAGGAAGATCCGCACAGCCCGCTGACCAAGGGCATCGGCAACGTGTTCTGGCGCGGCGTGGAGCTCTACCGCGAGGCCCGCAGCGACCGTGCGTCCATCGAAAAATACGGCAAGGGCTGCCCGGACGACTGGATCGAGCGCCACCTGTATACTCCGCACGCGACTCTCGGCCCGACCCTGCTGCTGTTCATCAACTTCGGGTTGTTCGGGTTTGCCGGCGTGGCGGTCTGGGCGATCCAGATGCTGTGGATCCCGTTCTGGGCCGCGGGCGTGGTCAACGGCATCGGACACTGGTGGGGCTACCGTAACTTCGAGACCACCGACAAGGCGACCAACATCACCCCTTGGGCGTTCTGGATCGGCGGTGAGGAGCTGCACAACAACCACCACGCGTTCCCGAGCTCGGCCAAGTTTGCGCTGCGCAAGTTCGAGTTCGACATCGGCTGGACGGTGATCCGGGCGCTGCAGAGCGTCGGCCTGGCCAAGGTGCTGCGGGTCGCGCCGACGCTGGACGTGCGGCCGAACATCAGCATGCCGGACCGGGAAACACTCAAGGCCCTGCTGGCGATCCGCTTCCAGGCGATGACCGACTACTACCGCAAGGTCACCCTGCCGACCCTGCGCGCCAATGACGAGAAGCTGCCGCGCAAGCTGCGCAAGGGGCTGGCCGATGGCGGTCGCTGGCTGGATGACGAGAAACGCGCCCGCCTGCAGGCCTGGCTGGCGGACCGTCCGCACATGGCGACGCTGGCCGAGTATCGCCAGCGCCTGCAGCAGGTCCTGGACGAGCGCTCGCACGATGCGCAGGTCACGCTGCAGAAACTGCACGACTGGTGCGTGGAGGCCGAGGCCACCGGCAACCAGGCGCTGCAGCAGTTCTCTGCGCGCCTGAAGGGCTACACCCTGGTGCCGGCGCAGGCGTGA
- a CDS encoding EF-hand domain-containing protein produces MAWLSSPASAQARVETTGDYLQRMDANGDGRVSLEEYLAWMSYAFDAMDANGDGVLDPAEQPGGKGTPITRSQHIARLTARFQRQDVNHDGFLSATELAAPPQ; encoded by the coding sequence ATGGCGTGGCTATCGAGCCCGGCGTCCGCGCAAGCCAGGGTCGAGACCACCGGCGACTACCTGCAACGCATGGACGCCAACGGTGACGGCCGGGTCTCGCTGGAGGAGTACCTGGCCTGGATGAGCTATGCGTTCGATGCGATGGATGCCAATGGCGATGGCGTCCTGGATCCGGCCGAGCAGCCCGGCGGCAAGGGGACGCCGATCACGCGCAGCCAGCACATCGCCCGCCTGACCGCGCGATTCCAGCGCCAGGACGTCAACCACGACGGGTTCCTCAGCGCGACCGAGCTTGCTGCGCCGCCGCAGTAG